The nucleotide sequence CGTTATGAGCCAGATGAAGAGAACCCAATGCTAGGATTCCGTGGTGCGGGTCGTTATGTTTCTGACGATTTCCGTCGCTGCTTCTCCCTTGAGTGTGAAGCAGTAAAACGTGTTCGTAATGATATGGGCTTAGAAAATGTTGAAGTCATGATCCCATTTGTTCGTACTGTACGCCAAGCTGAAGAGGTGATTGACGAATTAGCGGCAAACGGTTTGAAACGAGGTGAGAACGGCTTAAAAGTCATTATGATGTGTGAAATTCCATCAAATGCCTTATTAGCGGATAAATTCTTAGAACACTTTGATGGTTTTTCTATCGGCTCTAACGACATGACCCAATTAACATTAGGTCTTGACCGCGATTCTGGTGTGGTTTCTGCACTGTTTGATGAACGCAATGATGCAGTGAAAGCCTTATTATCAATGGCAATCCAAGCCGCAAAACGTAATGGAAAATATGTGGGTATTTGTGGTCAAGGACCTTCTGATCATGAAGATTTCGCACAATGGCTAATGGAAGAGGGAATTGATAGTTTATCGTTAAACCCAGATACCGTAATTAAAACTTGGGTAAAATTAGCACAATAGAATTAATATCATCGTTATAAATAAAAAGCTCACAATATTACGTGAGCTTTTTTTATACAATTATTAAATAATAGGCAAAAAAAAAGCCTATCATGGGCTGACAGGCAAAGACTACACACAGCAATATTTTATATTCTTTAATCCCGCCAATTAATCTATTAATATGAACGGCGAAATTATTAATTCGATGAAACATTTGTTTCGTTGATATTTATATTAAGAGAAATGCGTTAATTATGCTCTAAGAATTATCTCAATAAAAAGAATATTGGTTTATTTAAAATTGAATATAACTTGCTGGTAACAAACAGGTTTAAAAAAATGTAATTTGTTTCAAGATGTAAGTTTTAATATAGAAATATAATGATTTATTCCTAAATTGATAATCTTTATTAAACTTTGCTCTGTTATTTTTAGAGCATGTAAGTAGCTACACTTACATGCTCCATTATTATTTATTCTTTTTCGATAAAGTTTTTATTCATAAATTCTACTGTTTCAGTTAAATCAGGATTAGGTTTTGGTACTTCATTAATCCATGCATTTAATAAACTATGTGCAACAGCGAGAACAACAGGACCAATAAATAAACCAATCATACCTAATGTTAAAATCCCACCAATAACGCCTGTGAGAATTAATACCATAGGCAAATCGGCACCCATCTTGATTAAATAAGGTCGTAATACACCATCCATTGTTGCAACAGCACCACCCCAAATCACCATGACAATGCCCCAAGTGGTATCACCCGTCCAAAATAGCCATAAAATTGAAGGGATCAATACTAATAAAGGACCTAATTGAGCAAGGCAGCAAATAAACATAAGGACGGTTAATACCGTAGCATAAGGTACGCCAGATACAGCAAGGCCGATACCACCAACAATAGCCTGAATTAAGGCAGTTAAAACCACACCTAATGCAACGGCGCGAATAGACATAGATGCAAGTAAGATTGCGGCATCACCGCGTTGGCCTGCTAAGCGAATAGCAAAATGACGCAACCAAGATACGACATTTTCACCTTGTAAAAACAGTAAGCCGGAAAATAACAACATCACCCCCAAATGTAGGGCAAATCGACCAATATTTAAGGCTTGAGCAAAAAACCAGTTTGCAGCTTGCCCAACATAAGGTTGGATTTTTGAGATTAACGCATTACCCCCTGAGACAAGAATAGAGTGCCATGTATCATAAAGCTTACTCCCTATCATAGGGATATCGTTAAGCCATAATAATTGCGGTGGCTGAATATTCGACGGTGATTTCGCTAATTCAATTAAGGGGGCACTATTATCAATGACGCTACTAATTAATAAGATAATAGGGATAACGAAGATCAGTAATATCAAAATCATCATTATCATGGTTGATAGCCAACGATATTTTACCCGTTTTTCAATAATAAGAAGTAAAGGCCACGTTGCTACAACAATCATTCCAGCCCAAATAAAACCCACAATAAAGGGATTTAGTATCCAAAAACTGGCGATAATAAAAAAAGAAATAAAAAGAACAGTGAATAAAACTTTGGGTATATCTGTATGGATCTGCGGTTTTTCCATGGTTTTAAATCCCTACACGAATAAAAATGCTAGAAGCAGATGAATAAACATTGCAAATATCACGTTGTTTATATCACTACGCAATTTGCCAGAATTGTATGATAAGGTGAACAGGTATCGGTCTGAAAGTACAAAATGAGGCAAAGTACCTCTTAGCATACATTTCAACATCTAAAATTAAGCAATGTGGACTATTAGATTAAAGAGCTATAACAAATGATCCCACGTATATCGCAAGCACCGCAAGTCAGTGAACTCACAACAGAATTTCTTGATACCCTTCGAAAAAACGGTTTTACCGGTGATGTCTCCAGCAGTTACGCTGACA is from Proteus columbae and encodes:
- the ydiK gene encoding AI-2E family transporter YdiK → MEKPQIHTDIPKVLFTVLFISFFIIASFWILNPFIVGFIWAGMIVVATWPLLLIIEKRVKYRWLSTMIMMILILLIFVIPIILLISSVIDNSAPLIELAKSPSNIQPPQLLWLNDIPMIGSKLYDTWHSILVSGGNALISKIQPYVGQAANWFFAQALNIGRFALHLGVMLLFSGLLFLQGENVVSWLRHFAIRLAGQRGDAAILLASMSIRAVALGVVLTALIQAIVGGIGLAVSGVPYATVLTVLMFICCLAQLGPLLVLIPSILWLFWTGDTTWGIVMVIWGGAVATMDGVLRPYLIKMGADLPMVLILTGVIGGILTLGMIGLFIGPVVLAVAHSLLNAWINEVPKPNPDLTETVEFMNKNFIEKE